In one Culex quinquefasciatus strain JHB chromosome 2, VPISU_Cqui_1.0_pri_paternal, whole genome shotgun sequence genomic region, the following are encoded:
- the LOC6036900 gene encoding uncharacterized protein C16orf52 homolog A — translation MDKLTTISAALFMAADVCAIVSLAMPDWIVTSVGGETRLGLMWTCMTLYNRPQVCFTPELQPEWLIALICIFVGCICITTTIILLASSNWDRNVIPYARWVGFTAMVLFCLAAVIFPLGFHVDEIGGQPYHLPHSHQVGISYIMFVLALWITVISELFAEKVCLPQF, via the exons ATGGACAAACTGACCACAATCAGCGCGGCGCTCTTCATGGCGGCCGACGTGTGCGCCATCGTCAGCCTGGCCATGCCGGATTGGATCGTGACCAGCGTTGGAG GCGAAACCCGACTCGGTCTGATGTGGACCTGCATGACGCTGTACAACCGGCCGCAGGTCTGCTTCACGCCGGAACTCCAACCGGAGTGGCTAATCGCACTGATCTGCATCTTCGTGGGGTGTATCTGCATTACGACGACGATAATTCTGCTCGCGTCCAGCAACTGGGACCGGAACGTGATCCCGTACGCGCGATGGGTTGGATTCACTGCCA TGGTTCTGTTCTGCCTGGCCGCCGTCATCTTCCCGCTGGGCTTCCATGTGGACGAGATTGGAGGTCAGCCGTACCACCTGCCCCACTCGCACCAGGTCGGGATCTCCTACATCATGTTTGTGCTGGCGCTCTGGATTACGGTGATATCGGAACTGTTTGCGGAGAAGGTTTGTCTGCCACAGTTTTAG